TTTCTTGTATTCCCGAACAGCCCCCGCTCCGAACAACGTCATTACGTTGATGATGCCCAACCCGCGGATTTCCAGCAGGTGACGGATCAACTCCGGCGCATGCCCAACCAACTCATCCTCTTCGGTCTGCATGATTTCCACCGCATCATCAGCCACCAGCCGGTGTCCCCGTTTGACCAGCTCCAGTGCGGTTTCGCTTTTGCCGATCCCGCTGTTGCCCATGATCAGGACACCCACACCATATACGTCGACCAATACGCCGTGGACGGTGGTGGTGGGTGCCAGACGCTTCTCTAGATAGTTGGTCACTTTGCTTCCAAATTTGGTGGTAGCCATGGATGTGCGCAACACCGGAATCCTTTTCTCTTTAGCCGCCTCCACTAATTCTTTGGGGGCACTCATATCCCGGGTGATGCAAAAGCATGGAGTCGATTCGTGGCACAATCGCCATAACCGATCCTTCCGTTCTTTCTCGGTGAGGCCGTTGATAAACGTCAATTCGGTTT
Above is a genomic segment from Polycladomyces subterraneus containing:
- the hprK gene encoding HPr(Ser) kinase/phosphatase, with the translated sequence MGKTITVKELVQQFNLDVICGWEGLERPLTVSDLYRPGMELAGFFTYYPAERLMLLGKTELTFINGLTEKERKDRLWRLCHESTPCFCITRDMSAPKELVEAAKEKRIPVLRTSMATTKFGSKVTNYLEKRLAPTTTVHGVLVDVYGVGVLIMGNSGIGKSETALELVKRGHRLVADDAVEIMQTEEDELVGHAPELIRHLLEIRGLGIINVMTLFGAGAVREYKKISLAIKLENWQENRQYDRLGLDEERIRIIDTELPQLTVPVRPGRNLAVIVEVAAMNFRLKRMGYNAAQQFAQKLGQAIEDADELD